From one Bacteroides fragilis NCTC 9343 genomic stretch:
- the fldA gene encoding flavodoxin FldA, whose protein sequence is MNKIGVFYGSTTGTTEDVAHRIAEKLNVPNGDIHDASKLNDELVKEYDVLVLGTSTWGAGELQDDWYDGIKVLKKADLSHKFVALFGCGDSDSYSDTFCDGIGILYEELKDTHCTFCGATDPSGYTFDSSVAVINGKFVGLPLDEVNEDGKTDERIAQWTEALKKECIN, encoded by the coding sequence ATGAATAAGATTGGAGTATTTTACGGTTCCACAACGGGGACTACCGAAGATGTAGCCCACCGGATTGCAGAAAAACTGAACGTTCCCAATGGTGACATCCACGATGCATCAAAACTGAACGACGAGTTAGTGAAAGAATATGATGTATTAGTACTGGGCACCTCTACGTGGGGAGCAGGCGAGCTTCAGGATGACTGGTACGACGGTATCAAAGTGCTGAAGAAGGCTGACTTGTCTCACAAATTCGTAGCCCTCTTCGGCTGTGGCGATTCAGACTCTTACAGTGACACCTTCTGCGACGGTATCGGCATCTTATACGAAGAACTTAAAGACACCCACTGCACCTTCTGCGGGGCAACCGATCCGTCGGGCTACACATTCGACTCTTCTGTTGCGGTAATCAACGGCAAGTTTGTAGGACTTCCTTTAGATGAAGTGAACGAAGATGGCAAAACCGACGAGCGTATCGCTCAATGGACTGAAGCCTTGAAAAAAGAATGTATCAACTAA
- a CDS encoding DUF2023 family protein — translation MAIERKVPGEIRIFLNHVYEFKKGVRNMVLYTMNKEHEAFAIRRLERQNISYLIQEVNANKINLFFGKAECMDAIRHIIIRPLNHLTPEEDFILGAMLGYDICQQCKRYCNKKGNIKIAG, via the coding sequence ATGGCTATCGAACGAAAGGTTCCGGGTGAAATACGAATTTTCCTGAACCATGTATACGAATTCAAGAAGGGAGTACGCAACATGGTACTCTATACGATGAACAAGGAACACGAAGCCTTTGCCATACGCCGTCTGGAAAGACAGAATATCAGCTACCTGATACAAGAAGTAAACGCCAATAAGATAAATCTGTTCTTTGGTAAGGCCGAATGTATGGATGCCATACGACATATCATTATTCGGCCTTTAAACCATCTCACTCCGGAAGAAGATTTCATTCTGGGCGCCATGCTCGGATACGACATCTGCCAACAGTGCAAACGCTATTGCAACAAAAAAGGGAATATAAAGATTGCCGGCTGA
- a CDS encoding DUF6132 family protein: MIKAFLKKNRLTFIGLVIGAVGGFLYWKYVGCTSGTCPITSSPVNSTLWGAVMGGLLLNLFKTDSTPKKTN, translated from the coding sequence ATGATTAAAGCATTTTTGAAAAAGAACCGACTCACATTTATCGGTCTCGTCATTGGAGCTGTAGGAGGATTCCTGTATTGGAAATACGTAGGTTGCACCAGCGGAACTTGTCCCATTACCTCTTCACCGGTCAACAGTACCCTTTGGGGAGCTGTTATGGGCGGCCTGCTCTTGAATCTGTTTAAAACAGACAGTACCCCTAAAAAAACAAACTAA